The DNA segment CATTATTCTGATGCCAGATGTGGGGAAAATGTGCCTCAAGTTGGTCCCCACCGCCCTCCCcgtcattaaaacacacacagtcagacaggCGTCTGTGTGTCCCGAGCTTTGTTTAAAGTGACTGATCTCTGATCCCACGTACCTGGCCACTGACTGATAGTGATATGTAATCTACAGTATGTCTGTCTCATCAGGAGAAAGTCATGCCGTGACCAAATAAACCCAGTTCTAAAAGTGAACACATCAAACATTCTCTAGAAAGGCCTTTTTTCACTTgcgaaacattgcaaagattagGAAAGTATTCACCCGCATAAGAAACGTAGTCCcgcatttgttccttccagcctggagaagcagctgatccaaaatgctgcagccagagttctgacaggtctTGAcagcagagatcacatgactcctgtagtGGCtcctcttcattggctgcccattaaatctagacaagttttaaaattcttctgacCTCCAAGGTCATCAGAGGtcaagctccatcctacctggaggagctagtgacaccctTTAATCTCAACAGATCGCTCTGCTCTCAGGTTTACTTGTGGTCTCAGCGGCTGCACGTGTCTAATGCATTCCTTTCAGAATAAGTTATCTTTTTCCTAAATAAAAGACATGTAAGACGCACATTACCGTAACTATAATTTACTTTATCCGGCTGTCCATGACCTTTTCTGAATGGGTCCCAAAGTGGGCCGTGAGAACCACTGCTTGAGACTTCATTAGTCCTCAGAGAGGGAATTCACTGTTCTTTTAGTGCACGCACATAATGCTAAAGGATTACGCACATTATTATGCACAGAAACGGCGCATGCCCGTGCAATCTCTGAGGGAGAGGTGTCAGAATCGCTAACCTGCTCTGGAGAGGTGCACTCTGGTGTCTTGCCCAAGGGCACCTCAGCGGGGCTCCGGAAATGTATAAGCACCTCTCATGCTACCAGCCCACTTTGAGGTTTTTGGATCTGCACGTGTTCCAGACCTAGACAGCTGTGTACGTAATGAAAAATTCATTTGAAGCAAATATAAATATTGTACTTGAGGCACATTTTGGGTCTGCATCACAATAGAAGAGCATCAGCTCAACATTATCTTTATTTTAGAAGCATTTTCCTCAgaactgtatttaaaaaaaacaaaaaaaaaaacccaactacAGCTAATCGTAATAACTATAACTACAAATCCTTGAATAGTTGTGCAGGAATGTAAAAATATTGAAGGTAGAATGGTCACACCTTCAGTCTTCAAGTCTATGCAGTTAGCCACAATTTAAAAATTATTGTCATCATTTAGTATCTGATCAAATGTAAAATACAGCTGCAATCTCTCCTCTGGGTCCTGAATAATGGTTTGAATAATGGCTAATGTGTTTCTGTAGAACATTATGTTAGAACTGAAATGTCACCACTTTGTCATTCAACACTTTTAGACATTTCCGCAAAAAATTTATCACAGAAAGGGCAAGTGTGTCGGAATAATGTTGAGCTCATGGGTTTTAGGAGGTAGATTACGTCCTATCAGTTCATTAACTAACTGTTGAAGGTTATATGACTCAAGTAGTGCCAAATTTATAACGACGTCTAAAAAATGCATGAATTGAAATATTACACTTGGACTTTATATGTGTTTTATGTACACTTAGCAAATCCCATACCCTGAATGAATAATACATCTAAGGCTAAATTTAATGTACAAAAAAGCTATGGAGCATAGTATATTATATATGATCTGTATAATCTATAGTTCAATTAATAATCTTGACTGATTATAAACCTTCAGGATCTAttgtatattattatatattttagaCACTGGGAAATTCCAGGGATTTCACCCTACCTGGGAATCACCCGGACTTTCCTCAACTTGTGTCCACCCAGAAAGCATAGCTCCACACTGCCCCTGTGTCCTCAAAGTAGAATTCACTTTAGTGGCTCCTTAACTATTGACGCGGTTCTATTGTGACCAGATCTATGAACCATGTCCCAGTTTTGAAAAAAAGTAGAGCTTtgtgggtgaggtgtgtgttttgatgtttttagaCTGCCACGAGATCAccaattttattattttacttttttggtCTTGCAGCAGGTAGCAGAGGTGACTGGGGAGGGGTTAAAGCGGGGCGAAATCGGGAAAGTGAGCAGAGCGTGATGATGAAACAGGGGACAGATGGGGGCAATGCCCttgaacaggaggaaaaaggtaAAGTGGCGCCTGCAGAGGTGAATCTGCCCCGCCATTCTGGGTGCCTTATTTTGTTTGACCCAGAGATTCCTGCTGATAGACTTGGCGGCTTTTGGAAACCTGctggacacacaaacaaggaaaaacattGATGTGCTTTGATTTGAAGGTTTTTATTCACAACAGATTAGAGCAATTCTTATAAACTAGCAAAAGCTTAAAAAATCAAACAGCTAAATGATGAAGTGTCATATTCGCATTATTATAAGCTGTGTCATAATTCAAATGATATTTAAGACATGTTGATGATGCACAGATATGAAATGACCCAAGgtcatgcaaacacacatacacacacacaccacacagataAAAGCACAGGCTTTtcatgtattagaaatgttatGTTGCGACAGACCACAGCCATTGATGtgatgtgtgagtgtgactACATGTATGGGCaccctgaggacacacacaggccagCGGGGTTATCAGTGAACAAGACAGACTGACGCAGCCGGCCAGCAGCATGTTTTTCTGTAATTCTCTAAGGACAAGTTGGATTGTTTGCGTAATTGCCCCACTGTCTCCATAGCTGCAGTGCCGTTATTGGACTTAGTTTTATCATTAGTTGGACTACCTTAAGCTACTTTATTAACAGGGAAAACATTAATGTTGATTTTAAACTTGATAAGTTGTGGGTCCCTCATTAATAAaggttttagtttttaaatgttggGGCGGAAAATTGATAATAATTGaccttttgtttgtcttttagcAATTTTGTTGAAGAGTCCacataaaacttaaaaaaaattatgaacTCAAAAAGTCTTCAGATTCAATTGTATTAATATCTATGTAATGTATTTGTAGGAAAACAACTTGGTTGTTAAATGAAAGATTATTTGATCCTGGCTACATTCCACTCCTCTCAATGGGATTTAAATTTATTCAACTGCAGGTTCTAGTGTATTATGCAAAAACTGAATGTGTTGAAAATGAGGGCCTAATTATTCCATTTGCGAGCTTGTAATTACATCCTTTGGACTATGCAATGGATATTCCACAGAGAATCCCTCTGCTCACTGAGTGATTTCCAGGGTCAAAGCGAGTGCAGCCCAGTCAGCTGTGGTGTGCTTGAGCCAGGCAGTCTTGGCCTTTTCTGTGGGAATCTTCATGTCCCAATTTGTTTcaggaaaagtcatatttcaGTTGAGTCTCTCCAAATATGAAGTGCTCAAAAAGTCAAAGCAGAATTGAAAAAAAGCAGCGGTGCCCGTGTGTTCACGTGTGGAATTATGTATCCTTTCTCTGGAAAAggcatttcatttaaatgaaatgaaataatttcTTAGTTGATTTGATacacttaaataaataataattaaaaaacaaaacaataaaaacctaGATTGGCGATGTTCCATCAGGGAGACGAGAAATGAGGAGGCCCAAATTTCCCCTGACGGAGTTAGCTAACTGCTGCCAGGAATGGGCTGGGCCTCCCACAGCGATGAGGCAACAGTGAGCGCGGCTGCCTATAAATACCAGAGCAGCCTCCGTTGTCAGACATCACACAGCAGAAGGACTCCCAGCGGACGAGGGTCACCCAAAAAAAACTGCAGAACCTCACTCGCCCAGGAAAACGCCAACCATCACTGAAGAGGACGCTGGTCTGACACCCATGAGAGAAAAGAGCCATCAGGCCTAATTACTAAAAGGATCTaacaataaacacataaacatcCCCCTCTAAAATGAAGGCATCCAGCATTGCAGTTGCAGTGACACTCGTGCTCGCCTTTATTTGCATTCTGGGGAGCTCTGCCAGCCCATTCACCAGGGTAAGACTTTAACTTAAACTCACTTCATTTGCTTATTAGCTGTAAATGTTTTGTCagaatggctcctaaacgtgcATAATTCATTAACAGGTGCAGGAgttggaggaggcagagagcaaagacactccagtTGTGGCACATCAAGAAATGTCAATGGACTCGTGGATGGTATGTTCAATTGACTGCAAGAATTAAGCCAATTACCATCAGCAAATTAAAATTTAAGTGGATGTGTTTCCCTGCGGAGTCTCCCAGTGTTCTCATCACACGAGGAGGGGATAAACACAAGTGTGGCTTTAACTCTGTTTCCCACCCGCTCTCATTCAGATGCCGAATCACAGCAGGCAGAAGCGTCAGAGTCACCTCTCCTTGTGCACCTTGTGCTGCAACTGCTGCAAGGGCAACAAAGGCTGcgggttctgctgcaggttctgaggAGTCCTGTCGCATAATCATGGGTTCTGAAAGACCACAAGGAATGGCCCAGTCATTAAATCTTTCTCCAGTGTATTGTCCTGTGAaacacaacattttaaaaactcttTTTATTGATTCGTGACGAGTGAAAAGCTACGTACCTCTTtgtatttattgtgttttttcatATGCTGACTTTTATAAGTTCAAAGATCTGTATTTTTTCTAAAATGAATGCAGATGTAAGTGCTATCTAAATGAAGTTTGACGACTTcatattaataaataaacatttctgaagcagctgcagatgttACAGTTATTCTAGAAAGGAAAGAAACGTCTACCATGTAGGTCTAaactaaatatttttttccGTATGGAGACTGGGGACATATATGTATATCTATATATGTTGAGATATAACATCAATTAtgattttttgtttaaaagtaTCATATTATATTCCTGTTTGAATTTTAGGAGAATTGGTTACACTGGGGGACACTATTTTTGGTGAGATaggtctgcttttttttttttaaatataggaTCCCCTATAGTTTAAAGTATCCCCTCTAAGATATTGAAAGTTCTGACCTATTGAGAGCTGCACACACGTTTCACTGCACAGTCGCAACTGTGACTGAAACAACCACGAAGTTGCCACGTAGCTGTAGAGGAGTCCACTTGTAATCAGCTGACAGATCTCACTATAGCTAATCAGTGGAATTTTGCTTatctggaaaaaaaacttgATGTGCTAGAAAAAACTGACTGCACTTTGGAACCACCATGccaattttagttttaatcagcataaaaatctaactcaacagagctttttttttaattgtcccCCAGTGTTATTGTGATTAGCATCATTGTGTTTATCAACATTGTTTAAAAGGGTGTCCAGCTGCAAAGAAGAAATCCAAAGTGTTAGGAGGTATGTGGGatggtgaggtttttttttggggggggggggggtctttgagAGGAACAAGATCAGATAAGGGAAAGGAATGTGTTAAGAAGAGTATTGTTAGCAGGAGTTGACCCCAGGCTGTGGTACAAATACAATTGAATAAGAATGATTGAGGCTCTTCCTCATGAACGATTCGCAGTGCTCAGAGACCTGTGGCAAGACCCCCAGAAGCTTCGTTTGACATTTCATTATTCTATTATAAATACAAATTAAGTATTTAATTGATTCAGAATTGATTGTTTGTCTATTCGTTCCTGAGAAAATGAATGGTGCGAGGAATGTGTAAGTTAAGAAAATTTCCTCaacaatatatacatatatacacacacacatatagggacagagagagagagagaaggagagagagaaagaaagggagagagagagagagagtttcagTTGAGGAAATATCAAGCAACATCTTTGATTGTAACTTTTACCTATAATTTCCTATTCCTGCTGGCCAGAGAGTATGGGCTGCTTGGTGTCTTATTAGGTTCCActgcattttatttacatttgggACTTTGCATGTTCAGTTAGGTTACTTAATGTAAAGAAAAGTATATGTTTAAGTTAAGTCATAATTATGAGAAAGGAAATTATGAGACAAAAAGTCAGAAGGACTAGAATGGAGCACAGACCGCACAAGACAAGACATCTAGCCTATGGATTGTGAATTCATAGGACGACTGGACATGGCTTTACAACCAATGAAATACCGGATTTGCTCATAAATTCACATGGAAATATAATAAGCAAGCACACCCTGCAAAGGATTCTGAGAAGGAAGAGGCTCTGGCACCAGTGGCAAAAATGGACTTCCATAGAAAATGAATCCCCCCCCATTTGGCTAAAAGTTCATAGGTCATATCTCTGGCGCACTCTACTGGTCTGAGGTACAGAAGAGATTCTTCTAAAGATTTCTATATGGGATATTTAATCTCTGATTTTTTCCCCAAGATTCCAAGTAACCATTTCAATCTATGGCGTGAAAATCAAAAAAACTTTCTTAATAAAACTTCATTTTTACTCCATTGTTAGTGTGGCTGTTTGTGAGAACACATTTTGATGTATGGGAGTTAAAATTCATACATGATCAAAACATAGACAAAGGACAAGAAACTTTGAGGGGATGAAACAAAACCCAAAAGTATAGAGTATAAGTTAATATAAACATATAAGCAGTTTTTTCTTTGTTCAATAGACACTAGTTTGCATCGCCAGATGTTTCATTTCTCAACAGTGTGTGTCAGCAGTTAAAGGAACACACTGGAGCTGTGACAAAACAATAACCACCTTTGGCAGAATCACAAAAAACAGTGTCAAAATCAATAAAGTTCCTCTAGAGAAATACAGTATGTGCCCCTCACTGACACAACTGCAGTTTGTTGGACACCAACAGGGACTGAATGTTCTGGAACTTTCCACATACAAATACACATCATAGCAAGACACTTAGTGGAAACAAATACTTTTCAGGTATATGGTGATGAAAATATACATGATACACAAAGCACTTGGAATTATGCGATTAACACAGGACAAAATACAAAATGCCAGAGCAAAAGAAAGACCTAAATCATATGTGGAACCGATGATACTAAAAACAGAGAAGGAGAAACAATGCTAGGAGAATCAAATGGACAGATGacaaaaatgtgcaaatacGAGGATCAACGCTTTGGAATGATGTAACAATCTGAAAATATGAGTATGACCAGGAGTGGAAGTACAGCTTTAATAAACAGGGGAGGACAGTTGATGCTAATTATTGCCATCAAGGAGGAAAAGCACAGTgaagaaacacaggaaacactggGGACATACAAAAAACACCACCAATACGAAATGAATCCAATTAAACAGTACAAATGTGTACAGTACAACTGTGTTAAATAAGAGTACATGGAGTGGGTCTGTATGCTGGTAAATCTGACCAAGGTTAGCAATGAATTCTCATCATTTTggcattgtttatttatttcatttttgtttcacTCTTTAAATATACAGCTCACATAATCGCTACAGTCCTGTAATGTAATAAGCGGAGCACAAATTAGACTGTGGCAAAATAAGTGTGACTTGTTTGCTGCAACAATTCGAAAGCAGGACGGTCACCTTTACAAGGGCATTCTTGGCAGAGTACCGGTATGTAAAAGAAGCCTTATTACTGTAAAGGAACCCCAGTCAAAGTTGGACCTTAGCCTGAAGGTTATTCATATGAGTGTGGGGAAAAAACTGAAGAGGCCATGCTTTTTTGAGCtgcattcattttgttttcttggaTTTGACATGTAAATAAATGTCATGAAAGGTCTTCTTGATAGGAGTAAAGCTACAGCACAATGCAGCTCAGGGCCAGTTATATAATAGTATCGTCAGCATGGAGGCATATCTAGACAACACCAACAGCCTTGGCCACATCACTTATGTTGGCCTTACAAAGATAATCGTTCCCTCCTCTGATTTGACCATTGTTTCTTTGccttgttgggtttttttcttatCGGAACTGTAAGCTGCACACAGAACTCATCAGTCTATGCCTCCATAAGTGTTGGCAGATTGAAGATATTCCAGGTGGGGCTGTGCTACATGACGTCAGCTTCAATAACCATCTCCTTCTGTGAGATAGTACTTGCTTAACACTGACGTGGTATATCTTACTCTGTCACTGGCACACTGATCTAAGGGCGATGATCTTCCTCATCCGTCATGCATCCGATTCAGCATTGCTGATTGGATAAATTCCCGTTGCGATGCTTGGATTTCATGTCAGTAATTGGCTGACTGCTGCAATGACCGGGCGATTTTCCCTGTACCCTATGGTCCTTGCAAATAAGCAGGGAGTTCTTTTCTATGCTTTATTATTATCTTTTAAGACATGTGTTGCTGCAATGTCCTTAAAATAAGTGATTATTTGGGTAGGTATCGCCCTTTTTATCCCAGCTGCCACATGGCAAAATCGAAACTGGTTTGAGGGTTCAAGGAATCAATCTGCTCTTACACCAAAACATACTGCTGCTCACTGTGTTCATAAAATGATATTTGTTGTTTCATCTCACCACAGCACCAACATAAAATTGTTTTTCGTGAACCTGACTGCTAGCACCTTTCAGGAAAGCCTTCaggttttctttttagaaaGCAACTGTAATAAGAAGGTATAAATTCATTATAGACCTTCATTTCTGTTAACATTTCCTAAAATCTTGATAATCGTGGCCAATTTACCTCTGGCATCATCTCATGGTTTTATTTACCTCAGAATGACAGCCACAGTTTCTCCATGTGACCTACTTGTTTAAATCAATCATGCAGTTTGAAGTCTACAACTCTACAATTAGACAAGAAGTGTTCTTaaaaattatttacatttttcaacAGTAGCTTCTCTGGATTACTTAGTAAGTAACGATTATTTGTATCAGTAATTTAGCATCACTGACGCAGGTTTGGTGTCTCTTTCAATGTATTTATCCCTGATAATGATCTGCATAGGAAATTAAGTAGCAATCCTTCCCCCTGCGGACTAGAAACAGATcctgggtggggtgggtgggtggtcgTGGGATTGAGTTAAAGGTAGCACAGAGCAGCAAGGggcagcacggagcagcacagagcaacaAGGGTCAGAAAAACgccaagcaacagtggcagagcAGGGCAATAAAGAACAAGCATGTAAACCGGGGGGAACACTTGATGGGTCAGCTGACCAGATTTTGCAGCGCTTTCAGTTGCTTGCCTGAACTCCCCCCACAGGCTTCGCATCACTTAaaagcatttgtgtttgtgagagcgACATTTATTTGTATAAGCAGGCGGCACATATGATTGCTTTGGGAAGTATAAAGAAGAGAGGTTTTTTTCTCTGAATGTTTCGGAATTAAtacatatttattatattagTTACAGTAATGAACAGACTTGTGATGGCATATTTATGATGCCCAGCATGTGTGAACTTCAGTTCCAAGCGTAATGCACTGTAAATGAGCCAACACGGTGACATAAAGACGCAAATATAGGCCTACATATTGTGCGGATGGATGAAAAATCACCATGAAGGTTTTTGAGCTGTGAAATATATGCAAATTTTTAAGACACCGCATATTTTAATCTAAATTACTCCCTGTGAAACATTCTACCCAATCAGACACAAAGCGACTGCACATACTGGCTGTATGTTGCTGTCAACATCAACTCTGCTTTAATTCTGTCATTGAAGGTTTGAATTGACTTCAGCCACAAGTGATGCTCCTCACTCCAGTATTTGTACATGGTTGTTTCTCATATGTTGCAAAGACGATCAGATTTAGAAGAAGAATCACAAGTCTGTTATGGAGATATGGTCTTTGTATTTATAGATCATCAGCATTCCAAGCAAGGAATTATGGGACTGGAAAGAAGAGGTGGAATGCCATTAAACACAtacatatttgtgttttatgacTCGAAACAGACTCGACAGAACTTCATTATTTTTCTAACTGAAGCCATTTGTAGGTGCTGCTCTCCCTCTTGCCACAGGGTTGAATTGGGTGTGAACTGTAAGCAGGTATCCAGATGGAGAGCCTTAAACGCAACAGCGACAGCATTTTAGTGGATCCCTATTTCATGCTGTAGTGGAACCTGCATTGTACGTTAATTTAATAAACTCATGGGTGTCAGTGGGTGACTGCAGTTATTTTGGATTTACTCAAACAGCAGAAGCCGGCTATGTTGATGGAGAGGAGGCAAAAGAGTCACAATCCACCCTTTCAAACCACGCTTGAGTTCCAGAGTTGCAACCAAACCAAACCCAACACAAATGGAATTTGCAAAACTGCTCCTTTCTggacagaaaaaacacacactcaagaAGTTGGAGCAATATTTATTCCCCCCACACTAATCCAAATTAAAGACATTTGGATCCAAAGACCTTAAAGGTGAGTTGGTTCAGTGTAATAATTTATTTAACAAAGAATTACAAGAGTcttaatgcaaaaaaaaaaaaaaaaagaaacaaagaaaatccaGAACAAAGCACAGAGAAAAATGATGACAAAGACAGActagaaaagaaacaaatcagGCAAAGAAATAAAGGTAACGTAATAAATGACCTGCCTCATGTTGATGCaccaggagaggaaatgaactCAAATAATGATATCTAACGGGACTGCTTGTATTGTGGAATGTCTTCTTATTTTTGATAGTACAATATTTAAAGaatttaattaatcattttagATAATATTGTTACCATGTGATAAAATATAATATTGTACATATAATAGAAAACATCTCATTTTGAGGGCTGTGGTCAGATTCATGCTTTTTGCATTCAACACAGGTAAATAGATAATTTGTTTTCTCATCTTGATTTCTCAGAGGCATATCATAAGGGTGGAACAGACAGCGGTGTTGCTATTCCATTTTGATCCCAACTGCTGAAGCTTGCAATCTCCAGAAGAGGTTATGTCTTAAATGATGTGCCACAATGACGAAGAGGTTAAGGGAgatcattaaaaacattaaaaactggCAATTTGACCGCTCAGACTCATTAATTCATGTTTTTAGCACACGCCCGTGCACCTCCCAGGATCTGGATATAAATTTTGATGCCAGCAGTTCTCTCTCCGTGGGAGGAGACTTGATTAACTGATTTGATGATTACTCATGAAAAACTAACAGGGCTCATCTTCCCCCACATATGTCTGCATCATTCAGTCATTCAGAATCTGTGTGTTTGAATTTCTTTCTCTTCAGGAGACGTCTTCAGTGAGACACTTGGCTTCTTCTGTGAGTGACAGCCTGTCTGCACGGCTTATTTGTTTATTGCTCCTGGTATATATTTGCCCAGCTACAGCGTTTCATTTGCGGACTGGTTGTGTCTCTCAGATGATTCACACCTTCTCTCATGGAGGTTTTCTTTATGTCCTATACCTGCATTTCATCTTGCGGCCAGAATCATTTTGAAAATTCTCTCACTAAATGCATCCAATAATGAGAATGCAACATACACATTAGTACACACTAAATCAATCCAATAAAAAAATTTGCCTTGCAAGCATTTGTGGAGTTATTAAATAAGCTTCCAGATATCCAAAATTACTGTTAAACTTTCTGAAGACCTAGGTGGTTTCTGCATGGCAGCAGGATAATGATGATTAATGAATATTATACTTATTTCTTCCACATCAGGAGGAATGGATGAGGCGGTTTGGGCATTTGGTTCGGATGCCTGCTGAGTTACTGGGGAGAGGCATGTCTGGGCTTAAATACATGAACAATTACATCATCAATATGCACCGCTATAGACTCAGCCAAGGATTCCTCTAAAGCCCTTTCCTTATAGTAAAGCTGGTGTCCTCTGATATCTCCTTCATGCTCATGGGGCTCTGTTGGTAGACACAGGAAATAAATCTATACCTTTGGTCTTTAGTTCATTCACATCACAGACAATCTGACTGGTCTGAAACTTCAGTTCAAGGCAGAGGAGAATCCTTCAGGGAAAGAAATACAGCAACTGTACATGACATGACTTAAGATGCTTAGTGCACGGAAGGACTTCAACACTTTCCTGGTTAGCCACCATGTTTGAGCCAGTGTGCGGCTGCTGACGTGTTTATTTTTACAAGCTTCAATTTGGGTTTTGATCATTTGGAAAGTGAAGCAAAAAAAGAGATGCAATGAGaacagatgatgtcattgctGAGGAAGAACTTCAGTTGGACTTTTAGACAGCGGCTTGAAATGACAGCGTCTATGGAAGGAAAATTCACAAGCTGGTGAAACTAATTAGGTCACACTGCAAATCACAATGGTGAAAAGCTGAAGAAGCCTTTAAAGACAGAATATAAGATTGATGTTAGCTCTTTTACCACTTCCTCAAAATGCTATCAGCTGAATTTGAATAAATTACTGGAAATAAAAGATCTTGAAAATGTTGGCTAGAAAAGGTCTCATGAGATTGCTGGAGGGGGGAACTAACTCACTTTGCTCAACCAGTGCTTCTGAACCTGGAAGAGGCCTCCAGTGTCTCTCATGCTAAACCAATGCTTTTGGAATATAGTAGCTGTTCCGCTGCTACAAGTAAGTTGAGTTCACCTGTTTCGCTTAAGAATTCCCCATGTCTTCTCAGAGGAGTTATTGGACATATGAATGGAGAGGACAGACTGGGCTTCCAAGCTGAGACTGCTACTATCACCAACATTAAA comes from the Takifugu rubripes chromosome 7, fTakRub1.2, whole genome shotgun sequence genome and includes:
- the hamp gene encoding hepcidin-1, whose protein sequence is MKASSIAVAVTLVLAFICILGSSASPFTRVQELEEAESKDTPVVAHQEMSMDSWMMPNHSRQKRQSHLSLCTLCCNCCKGNKGCGFCCRF